A genomic stretch from Candidatus Kapaibacterium thiocyanatum includes:
- a CDS encoding Na+/H+ antiporter — MLPYKLLLILSLLFAVFMLVMLGQRLRISYPILLVIAGLLIGVVPGIPQVGINPEFIFLLVLPPLLYEAAWYTSWYEFWRWKRPIALLAFGLVIFTSAAVALVSSAMIPGFTLALGFLLGGIVSPPDAVAATSVLKGMAIPRRVLTVLEGESLVNDASSLIVFRFALAAVVSGQFVLRAAVVDFFVVAGMGVVIGLAIAHIMYVIHRWMPTTPSIDTALTLMTPYLMYIVAEQFHFSGVMAVVSGGLFLSFRSHEILSYRSRIQATGTWSTVVFVLNGLVFILIGLELPAIVAGLGDYSLMQAIMYGVFISLLTIAIRIAWVYPAAYIPRILSKRIRERESNPGWKGVFLVSWSGMRGVVSLASALSVPFVAADGATFPQRNLILFITFVVILFTLVLQGLSLPVLIRVLGIHEVDERMDEEEQEAAIRLRMTEASLSHLNARFSAELHENELVRSLRTQYEQDIRMIAQHLDQLECDEHEKALMKRYREVVAELIGIQRKELVALRKEQRFDDEVLRKHEMHLDIEAVRIAD, encoded by the coding sequence ATGCTTCCCTACAAGCTCCTGCTGATCCTCAGCCTCCTGTTCGCCGTATTCATGCTCGTCATGCTCGGGCAGAGACTGCGGATATCATATCCCATCCTCCTCGTGATCGCAGGATTGCTGATCGGTGTCGTACCGGGCATTCCACAGGTAGGCATCAATCCGGAATTCATCTTCCTGCTCGTCCTGCCGCCCTTGCTGTACGAAGCGGCATGGTATACGTCATGGTACGAATTCTGGAGGTGGAAGCGGCCCATCGCGCTGCTTGCCTTCGGTCTCGTGATCTTCACATCGGCGGCCGTCGCCCTCGTTTCCTCGGCCATGATACCCGGCTTTACGCTGGCGCTCGGCTTCCTCCTTGGGGGTATCGTATCGCCGCCCGATGCCGTCGCCGCTACGTCCGTCCTGAAAGGCATGGCGATTCCACGACGCGTTCTGACCGTCCTCGAAGGCGAGAGCCTCGTCAACGATGCATCGAGTCTGATCGTATTCCGCTTCGCACTGGCGGCCGTGGTATCCGGACAGTTCGTTCTCCGTGCCGCCGTCGTCGACTTTTTCGTCGTTGCTGGCATGGGAGTCGTCATTGGCCTTGCCATCGCCCATATCATGTACGTCATCCATCGGTGGATGCCGACGACTCCGAGCATCGATACGGCATTGACGCTGATGACGCCCTATCTCATGTACATCGTCGCGGAGCAGTTCCATTTCTCCGGCGTCATGGCCGTCGTCAGCGGCGGACTGTTCCTGTCCTTCCGTTCGCACGAGATACTCAGTTACCGTTCGCGTATCCAGGCGACGGGGACCTGGTCGACGGTCGTCTTCGTTCTGAACGGCCTCGTCTTCATCCTCATCGGTCTCGAACTTCCGGCCATCGTGGCGGGGCTTGGCGACTATTCCCTGATGCAGGCCATCATGTATGGTGTATTCATCAGCCTGCTCACGATCGCGATCCGTATTGCATGGGTCTATCCGGCCGCTTACATTCCGAGGATCCTGAGTAAGCGCATACGTGAACGCGAGAGCAATCCGGGATGGAAGGGCGTCTTCCTCGTGAGCTGGTCCGGTATGCGTGGCGTGGTGTCCCTCGCATCGGCATTGTCCGTTCCGTTCGTCGCCGCCGATGGTGCCACCTTCCCGCAACGGAACCTCATCCTCTTCATCACCTTCGTCGTCATCCTCTTCACGCTCGTCCTGCAGGGATTGAGCCTGCCGGTCCTCATCAGGGTACTCGGCATCCACGAAGTCGATGAACGTATGGACGAGGAGGAGCAGGAGGCGGCGATACGGCTTCGCATGACGGAAGCTTCGTTGAGTCATCTCAACGCACGGTTCTCCGCGGAGCTCCACGAGAATGAGCTGGTGCGGTCGCTGCGGACGCAGTACGAGCAGGATATCAGGATGATCGCGCAGCATCTGGATCAACTGGAATGCGACGAACACGAGAAGGCATTGATGAAGCGTTATCGTGAAGTCGTCGCCGAACTCATCGGTATACAGCGCAAGGAACTTGTGGCTCTGAGGAAGGAGCAGCGGTTCGACGACGAAGTGCTGCGCAAGCACGAAATGCATCTCGACATCGAAGCCGTTCGCATCGCCGACTGA
- a CDS encoding potassium-transporting ATPase subunit B, whose protein sequence is MISREAMKTALVDAARKFHPNDLRRTPIMALVAIGAVVCTAIGFYNLANGIPASFDLQIAGWLWATVYFANIAEAVAEGRGKAQAEALRKMRTTAMARRLRDGREQRIPASELVVDDLVVCEAGDLVPSDGEVVEGIASIDESAITGESAPVIRESGGDRSAVTGGTTVISDRIVVRITAAQGSAFLDRIIGLVEGASRQRTPNEIALSNLLLGLTVVFLLVVGCLPMFTGFLRDGGFGIADTSPTVLIALAVCLIPTTIGGLLSAIGISGMDRMVRRNVIARSGRAVEAAGDVDVLLLDKTGTITYGNRMATSLMPAPHVSATDLARSAMIASLADDTPEGRSIVALVQTRHAEANDTSGSLRYTAIPFTAQTRMSGADVDRNGTVMEIRKGAVDAVRSYLQERRATIPPECEADARRIAQQGCTPLLVCQDDRVMGVVELKDVVKEGIRERFMQLRSMGIRTVMITGDNPLTAAAIAAEAGVDDFIAEARPEDKLARIRSEQGEGRMVAMIGDGTNDAPALAQADVGVAMNTGTQAAREAGNMVDLDSNPTKLIEIVEIGKQLLMTRGALTTFSIANDVSKYFAILPAMFGALYVVSGGEHGPLAVLDIMRLHSPHSAILSAVIVNALLIVLLIPLALRGVAYVPAGAAVVLRRNVLIYGVGGLLAPFLFIKLVDILLTALGFV, encoded by the coding sequence ATGATCTCCCGTGAAGCAATGAAGACGGCGTTGGTCGACGCCGCAAGGAAATTCCATCCGAACGATCTTCGCCGCACGCCCATCATGGCCCTCGTCGCCATCGGTGCCGTCGTCTGTACCGCCATCGGCTTCTACAATCTCGCGAACGGTATTCCGGCTTCCTTCGATCTGCAGATCGCCGGCTGGCTGTGGGCCACGGTCTACTTCGCCAATATCGCCGAAGCCGTCGCCGAAGGCCGCGGCAAGGCCCAGGCCGAAGCATTGCGCAAGATGCGTACCACGGCTATGGCACGACGTCTGCGCGACGGCAGAGAACAACGCATTCCCGCATCGGAGCTCGTCGTGGACGATCTCGTCGTCTGCGAAGCGGGTGACCTCGTACCGTCCGACGGCGAAGTGGTCGAGGGTATCGCCTCGATCGACGAGTCAGCGATCACGGGCGAGTCTGCCCCTGTCATCCGCGAGAGCGGTGGCGACCGCAGTGCAGTTACCGGTGGCACGACCGTCATCAGCGACCGTATCGTGGTGCGCATCACTGCGGCACAGGGTAGCGCCTTCCTCGACCGTATCATCGGCCTCGTCGAAGGTGCCTCGCGCCAGCGTACACCGAACGAGATCGCACTTTCGAACCTTCTGCTCGGCCTTACCGTCGTATTCCTCCTCGTCGTCGGCTGTCTGCCGATGTTCACCGGCTTTCTCCGTGACGGGGGATTCGGCATCGCCGATACATCGCCTACGGTCCTCATCGCCCTCGCCGTCTGCCTCATTCCCACCACCATCGGTGGTCTCCTCAGTGCCATCGGTATCAGCGGTATGGACCGCATGGTACGCCGCAACGTGATCGCACGCAGCGGTCGTGCCGTCGAAGCGGCGGGGGACGTCGACGTCCTCCTGCTCGACAAGACGGGCACGATCACGTACGGCAACCGTATGGCGACATCGCTGATGCCCGCACCGCACGTGAGCGCCACGGATCTCGCAAGGTCGGCCATGATCGCATCCCTGGCCGACGATACGCCAGAAGGGCGCAGTATCGTAGCGCTCGTCCAGACCCGTCATGCCGAAGCCAACGATACGTCGGGCTCGCTACGGTATACGGCCATTCCGTTCACGGCCCAGACGCGCATGAGTGGTGCCGATGTGGATCGTAACGGTACGGTCATGGAGATCCGCAAGGGTGCCGTCGATGCCGTGCGCTCGTATCTGCAGGAGCGTCGTGCCACGATCCCACCCGAATGCGAAGCCGATGCACGCCGCATCGCACAGCAGGGATGTACGCCGCTGCTCGTATGCCAGGACGATCGTGTGATGGGCGTGGTGGAACTCAAGGACGTCGTCAAGGAAGGCATCCGCGAACGATTCATGCAGTTGCGGTCGATGGGTATACGCACGGTGATGATCACCGGCGACAATCCGTTGACGGCTGCCGCCATCGCCGCCGAAGCCGGCGTGGACGACTTCATCGCCGAGGCGCGACCCGAGGACAAGCTCGCCCGGATCCGCAGCGAACAGGGCGAAGGCCGCATGGTGGCGATGATCGGCGACGGTACGAACGATGCGCCCGCTCTTGCCCAGGCCGACGTAGGCGTGGCGATGAATACCGGCACGCAGGCGGCACGCGAAGCAGGGAACATGGTCGATCTGGACAGCAACCCTACGAAGCTCATCGAGATCGTCGAGATCGGGAAACAGCTCCTCATGACGCGTGGTGCCCTGACGACGTTCAGTATCGCCAACGACGTATCGAAATACTTCGCCATCCTGCCTGCGATGTTCGGTGCATTGTACGTGGTATCGGGCGGTGAACACGGACCGCTCGCCGTACTGGATATCATGCGACTTCATTCCCCGCACAGTGCCATCCTGAGTGCCGTCATCGTGAATGCACTCCTCATCGTACTGCTGATTCCACTCGCACTTCGTGGCGTTGCCTACGTACCCGCAGGTGCCGCCGTCGTCCTGCGCCGCAACGTCCTGATCTACGGCGTGGGCGGTCTGCTGGCCCCCTTCCTCTTCATCAAACTGGTCGATATTCTTCTCACAGCATTGGGATTCGTATGA
- a CDS encoding potassium-transporting ATPase subunit KdpA: MSSMMWVQLTVFLGVLMLVGPSLGRIIAAIATGERSSLLRWLGPVEGFVYRLTGVDAGREMTWWQYCRTILVANVVGVVVLVLLQQVQQWLPLNPDHAGRVPFLLSLNTAVSFVTNTNWQAYAGETTLSHLTQMIGLGVQNFLSAAAGMAVLFALARGIVRTETDKVGNAWADMTRSTIYILLPLSVIVSILLLGQGVIQNFDATTQIATAGSMEQMVPMGPAASQVAIKQLGSNGGGVFNANSAHPLENPTPFSNLVEMLSLLLIPVALVFAYGRMVNDRRHGRILVASLMALFVTFIGFSMWAEFSSNGAVGMTTAMEGKEVRFGITNSILWSNATTASSNGSVNAMHSSLSPVAGGLAMLNMMLGEVVFGGVGSGMYGLIVFILLTVFLAGLMVGRTPEYHGKQIGSFEIRMSMIAVLLPSTCIMVGAGLALATEAGRASMLHGGAHGVSEVLYAMASAAGNNGSAFAGLDASKDFYTIVTSICMLVGRYGVIIPVLAIAGRMASKRKVPMGPGTFPTDTPIFGMLLLVVLLIIGALTFFPVLSLGPIAEHLIMSTGGVQ; this comes from the coding sequence ATGTCTTCGATGATGTGGGTTCAGCTCACCGTCTTCCTCGGTGTGCTGATGCTGGTGGGCCCCTCGCTCGGCAGGATCATCGCGGCGATAGCGACCGGAGAACGGTCGTCGTTACTGCGATGGCTGGGACCGGTCGAGGGGTTCGTCTATCGCTTGACCGGTGTGGACGCCGGTCGTGAAATGACGTGGTGGCAGTATTGCCGTACCATTCTTGTCGCCAATGTCGTTGGCGTCGTCGTACTGGTGCTGTTGCAACAGGTGCAGCAGTGGCTCCCGCTGAATCCGGATCACGCCGGCAGGGTTCCGTTCCTGCTTTCGCTGAACACGGCGGTCAGCTTCGTGACCAATACGAACTGGCAGGCCTATGCAGGAGAAACGACGCTCAGTCATCTCACGCAGATGATCGGCCTCGGTGTGCAGAACTTCCTCAGTGCGGCTGCCGGCATGGCCGTGCTGTTCGCACTGGCCCGCGGTATCGTCCGTACGGAAACCGACAAGGTCGGCAATGCATGGGCCGACATGACGCGCTCGACGATCTACATTCTTCTCCCTCTCAGCGTCATCGTTTCCATCCTCCTGCTTGGCCAGGGTGTGATCCAGAACTTCGATGCCACAACGCAGATCGCGACGGCAGGTAGTATGGAGCAGATGGTGCCGATGGGGCCGGCGGCCTCGCAGGTCGCCATCAAACAGCTCGGCAGCAATGGAGGGGGGGTCTTCAATGCGAACAGCGCTCATCCTCTTGAGAATCCGACACCGTTCTCGAATCTCGTCGAGATGCTGAGTCTGCTCCTGATTCCCGTCGCATTGGTCTTCGCCTATGGCCGTATGGTCAATGACCGCAGACATGGGCGCATCCTCGTCGCATCGTTGATGGCCCTCTTCGTGACCTTCATCGGCTTTTCCATGTGGGCCGAGTTCTCTTCCAATGGAGCCGTGGGCATGACGACGGCGATGGAAGGGAAGGAAGTGCGCTTCGGCATCACGAACAGCATCCTCTGGAGCAATGCCACGACGGCGAGCTCCAACGGTTCGGTGAATGCCATGCACAGCTCGCTTTCGCCCGTCGCCGGTGGACTGGCGATGCTCAACATGATGCTCGGTGAAGTCGTGTTCGGAGGCGTTGGGTCTGGTATGTACGGTCTCATCGTCTTCATCCTGCTGACGGTCTTCCTCGCAGGGCTGATGGTAGGGCGTACGCCGGAATATCACGGCAAGCAGATCGGATCGTTCGAGATCCGGATGAGTATGATCGCCGTGCTGTTGCCCAGCACGTGCATCATGGTCGGTGCGGGGCTCGCTCTCGCCACGGAGGCCGGACGTGCGTCGATGCTGCACGGCGGTGCGCACGGTGTATCCGAAGTCCTGTATGCCATGGCCAGTGCGGCCGGCAACAACGGAAGTGCCTTCGCAGGCCTCGATGCGTCGAAGGACTTCTATACGATCGTCACGAGCATCTGCATGCTCGTCGGACGCTATGGCGTCATCATTCCCGTGCTTGCGATCGCCGGCCGCATGGCGTCGAAACGCAAGGTGCCGATGGGGCCGGGAACCTTCCCCACGGATACGCCGATCTTCGGTATGCTCCTTCTCGTCGTCCTTCTCATCATCGGCGCACTGACGTTCTTCCCGGTGCTGTCGCTCGGACCCATCGCAGAACATCTGATCATGAGTACAGGAGGTGTGCAATGA